The Akkermansia sp. N21116 genome includes a region encoding these proteins:
- a CDS encoding PH domain-containing protein: MIDFKNGFFKLSPVDSSSVMNRIAPMIIEGEDIIASFKSGRDCLVFTTKRIIAVNVKGITGKQVDYTSMPYNKIQVYSVETSGFLDRDCELDLFFSSIGRIHFEIKGSFDIVGFNRVISQYVL, from the coding sequence ATGATTGATTTCAAGAACGGTTTTTTCAAGCTCTCTCCAGTTGATTCGTCAAGTGTCATGAATCGTATTGCTCCGATGATTATCGAAGGGGAGGATATTATCGCCTCTTTCAAGAGCGGGCGGGATTGCCTTGTTTTTACGACGAAACGGATCATTGCGGTCAACGTAAAAGGTATTACCGGCAAACAGGTGGATTATACATCAATGCCGTACAATAAAATACAAGTGTATTCGGTTGAAACGAGCGGTTTTCTTGATCGGGATTGCGAGCTTGATCTGTTCTTCAGCAGCATAGGTCGTATCCATTTCGAGATCAAGGGAAGTTTTGATATTGTAGGCTTTAATAGGGTAATCAGCCAATATGTTTTATAG